From one Desulfurobacterium thermolithotrophum DSM 11699 genomic stretch:
- a CDS encoding RNA-guided endonuclease InsQ/TnpB family protein yields MKTAKAEKIKQTLKETKERRENQVCRVYQLKLQNLSKKDIEKLDRLFLEAKWLRNFVVADIENRIKDYKYKEVEIKTPEGFDKREIKLLSSQMKQEIIDQIKDDLKSLKKSKEKGNKVGKLKFKSEVRTIPLKQYGVTYKISGDRNRVKVQGIKKKFRVLGLHQIPENAEITKGYLIKKPSGYYLHIVCYLPKEEVEREIREKQIQQPVGIDLGIKHQLTLSTGEKLSWYIPETKRLKRLQKILSRKQKGSRNYQKVKKEIGKEWEYIYNKRQDALNKAISCLKRFSLIAVQDDSIEGWKKGLFGKQIQNTGIGGVTARLRSLATLISVFFVDRYEPTTQTCSFCGYRQEISLSERVFKCEGCGIEIDRDVNSAREILKVAIELLLWMLRIIENGGEGKLLKILPVDGGEVTPVERGISLVEAGSPSL; encoded by the coding sequence ATGAAAACAGCAAAAGCTGAAAAGATAAAGCAAACTCTGAAAGAAACAAAAGAGAGGAGAGAAAACCAAGTCTGCAGAGTCTATCAGCTAAAACTTCAGAACCTCTCTAAAAAGGACATCGAGAAGTTAGACAGACTCTTTTTGGAAGCCAAATGGCTTCGTAACTTTGTCGTAGCAGACATCGAAAACAGGATAAAAGACTACAAGTATAAAGAAGTAGAAATCAAAACTCCCGAAGGTTTCGACAAAAGAGAAATCAAACTTTTATCATCCCAGATGAAACAGGAGATAATAGACCAGATAAAAGACGACCTGAAAAGCCTTAAAAAGTCAAAAGAAAAAGGGAACAAAGTAGGTAAACTAAAATTCAAATCAGAAGTTAGAACGATTCCCCTCAAACAGTATGGAGTAACCTACAAGATTTCAGGAGACAGAAACAGAGTAAAGGTACAGGGAATAAAGAAGAAATTCAGGGTTTTAGGACTACATCAGATACCTGAGAATGCAGAGATAACTAAAGGATACCTCATAAAGAAACCCTCTGGATACTACCTGCACATAGTTTGTTATCTTCCGAAAGAAGAGGTAGAAAGAGAAATCAGAGAGAAACAGATACAGCAACCGGTTGGGATAGACTTAGGGATAAAGCATCAGTTAACACTTTCAACAGGAGAAAAGCTGAGCTGGTATATTCCTGAAACGAAAAGACTAAAAAGACTACAAAAGATTCTCTCCAGAAAGCAGAAAGGGAGCAGGAACTATCAGAAGGTAAAAAAAGAGATAGGAAAAGAATGGGAGTATATCTACAACAAGAGACAGGATGCACTGAACAAAGCAATCAGCTGTCTCAAAAGATTTTCGCTTATAGCGGTTCAGGATGATTCAATAGAAGGATGGAAGAAAGGGTTATTTGGTAAGCAGATACAGAACACAGGGATAGGAGGAGTAACTGCAAGGCTTAGAAGTCTTGCAACTCTTATTTCTGTGTTTTTTGTGGATAGGTATGAACCTACCACTCAAACCTGTTCATTTTGCGGATACAGACAGGAGATTTCGCTATCGGAAAGGGTTTTCAAGTGTGAAGGATGTGGGATAGAGATAGACAGGGACGTTAATTCGGCAAGGGAGATTTTAAAGGTAGCGATAGAACTGCTATTGTGGATGTTAAGGATTATTGAGAATGGAGGAGAAGGAAAACTCCTAAAAATCCTACCCGTGGACGGCGGGGAAGTAACGCCTGTGGAGAGGGGAATATCCCTCGTCGAAGCAGGAAGCCCCTCACTTTAG
- the rplS gene encoding 50S ribosomal protein L19 — protein MKVVQEKYKRTDIPEFRPGDTVRVYVKVKEGDKERIQAFEGVVIRKRGSGTDATFTVRKVSYGIGVERTFPFNAKVIDKVEVLKRGIVRRARLYYLRERKGKAAKIKEKKEWMTKK, from the coding sequence ATGAAAGTAGTTCAGGAAAAATATAAAAGAACAGATATTCCTGAATTTAGACCTGGAGACACTGTAAGAGTTTATGTAAAGGTTAAGGAAGGAGACAAGGAAAGAATTCAGGCTTTTGAAGGCGTCGTTATCAGAAAAAGAGGCTCTGGAACAGATGCTACATTCACAGTAAGGAAGGTTTCCTACGGTATAGGCGTTGAAAGAACTTTTCCATTTAACGCTAAGGTAATAGACAAAGTAGAAGTTCTTAAGAGGGGTATCGTAAGAAGAGCAAGACTCTACTACCTCAGAGAGCGTAAAGGAAAGGCTGCTAAGATTAAAGAGAAGAAAGAGTGGATGACAAAGAAGTAA
- a CDS encoding YraN family protein: MKKGYFIIKKNYKSSFGEIDIIAFDETTKTLLFVEVRLRSENFQVNPLETVDYKKQERIRKTALKFLSKIKFPYESIRFDVIGIIDQKGKLKIDHVEDAF; the protein is encoded by the coding sequence TTGAAGAAAGGTTACTTTATTATCAAGAAAAATTACAAGAGCTCCTTCGGGGAGATTGATATTATAGCTTTTGATGAAACAACTAAAACACTTCTTTTTGTAGAAGTTCGTTTAAGATCTGAAAATTTTCAAGTAAATCCTCTTGAAACAGTTGATTATAAAAAGCAAGAAAGAATTAGGAAAACGGCGCTTAAATTCCTTTCAAAAATAAAGTTTCCCTATGAATCTATTAGATTCGACGTTATAGGAATAATAGACCAAAAAGGAAAATTAAAGATTGATCATGTAGAAGATGCCTTTTAA
- a CDS encoding ribonuclease HII, with protein sequence MDDKEVIIQFEREYWNKGYKLIAGIDEAGRGPLAGPVVAAAVIFPQSVIPFLFKDSKKLTEKRRKELFFKIFEKAICVGVGFADSLEIDKLNILNATKLAVKRALSSLPVQPDFLITDALEIEEFKDRSLVLTKGDEKSFSCACASVVAKVTRDFIMEKLAELFPAYGFEKHKGYPTKFHISKIEEIGISPVHRRSFGRVREKKERGIGREDSFPLSVEERLLYYQEKLQELLRGD encoded by the coding sequence GTGGATGACAAAGAAGTAATTATCCAGTTTGAGAGAGAATATTGGAATAAAGGATATAAACTGATAGCAGGAATTGACGAGGCGGGAAGAGGGCCATTGGCTGGTCCAGTGGTCGCAGCAGCAGTTATCTTCCCGCAGTCTGTCATTCCTTTTTTATTTAAAGACTCAAAAAAACTAACAGAAAAAAGAAGAAAAGAGCTATTTTTTAAAATATTTGAAAAAGCTATTTGCGTTGGTGTAGGTTTTGCTGATTCTTTAGAAATAGACAAACTCAACATCCTAAATGCTACAAAGCTTGCGGTAAAAAGAGCTCTTTCCTCTCTTCCTGTTCAACCTGATTTTCTAATCACAGATGCCTTGGAAATAGAAGAATTTAAAGACAGATCTCTTGTTTTAACTAAAGGGGACGAAAAAAGTTTTTCCTGTGCTTGTGCCAGTGTTGTTGCCAAAGTAACAAGAGATTTTATAATGGAAAAGTTAGCAGAGCTTTTTCCTGCTTACGGATTTGAAAAACACAAAGGATATCCGACTAAATTTCACATTAGTAAAATAGAGGAAATAGGGATTTCTCCAGTTCACAGGAGGAGTTTTGGAAGAGTCAGAGAGAAAAAAGAAAGGGGAATTGGGAGAGAAGATAGCTTCCCGTTATCTGTTGAAGAAAGGTTACTTTATTATCAAGAAAAATTACAAGAGCTCCTTCGGGGAGATTGA
- the infB gene encoding translation initiation factor IF-2 produces MAKVRIHQLAKELGMSSKELIKKLREELDIQVKSIHSGLDEKQVMLVKEFIKPVQVEVSKATIEDKSKEKELPKEKVEDKTEIKKEEVIISKDQDIKQKEEESISEKKEEQPQKVEKAEKKKEEKREERREEKREEKRKKKSDVRILSPEELARRRRRRRKPFRRHEEERKVEESRESKPPRRREKPQRLKREEKQKPIEEKVTREQLEKLVASTKEGREREKPKTVEDMLAEKKREQKELEDQKKFEELMRKIEEKNRAKKKKRKKKKKEEVKEEIPFEELSEEEQLQRLIEEEERAKTVIIPEVISAREFAEKLGIDPTQLLQDLITLGKFITINQPIDFETAAKVAEKYGKVVKLEGEEEEESLLEKELEETPDKEEDLKPRPPIITVMGHVDHGKTTLLDYIRNTKVAEREAGGITQHIGASVVEVDTSEGKKKLVFLDTPGHEAFTAMRARGAQVTDIAVLVVAADDGVMPQTVEAINHAKAAGVPIIVAINKIDKPGANPDRVKQELTQHGLIAEDWGGDTVMVPVSAKTGEGVDELLEMIALQAELMELKANPDKPARGVVLEAKLDRQRGPVATLLIQSGTLKQGDAIVAGLYAGKIRAMFDDKGKSIKEAGPSMPVEVLGLDGVPLAGDKFYVVKDEKTARKIAEKRQELARESALEKEKKVSLEDLFAQVQQGEVKELNIVLKADAQGSIEAIRKSLEELSTDEVKVKIIHTGVGPITENDIMLAAASNAIVVGFNVRPDSAARKAAEKEKIDVRTYRVIYDIVDEVKKAMQGLLTPEEKEVYLGSAEVRATFKVPKVGTVAGCYVKDGVIKRNAGVRLVRDGIVIYEGKIASLKRFKDDVREVQAGYECGIGLENFNDIKVGDIIECYTTEQVEKEL; encoded by the coding sequence TTGGCAAAGGTAAGAATTCACCAACTTGCAAAAGAGTTAGGTATGTCGTCAAAGGAACTGATTAAAAAGCTCCGGGAAGAGCTTGATATACAGGTTAAGAGTATTCATTCTGGTCTTGATGAAAAACAAGTCATGCTTGTTAAGGAATTCATTAAGCCTGTTCAGGTAGAAGTTTCTAAAGCTACTATTGAAGATAAAAGTAAAGAAAAAGAGCTCCCTAAGGAGAAAGTAGAAGATAAAACGGAAATTAAGAAAGAAGAAGTCATTATTTCCAAGGATCAAGATATCAAACAGAAGGAAGAAGAATCTATTTCTGAGAAGAAAGAAGAACAGCCTCAGAAAGTAGAAAAAGCAGAGAAGAAAAAAGAGGAAAAGAGAGAAGAAAGAAGAGAAGAAAAAAGAGAAGAAAAGAGAAAGAAAAAATCAGATGTGAGAATTCTTTCTCCTGAAGAACTTGCAAGAAGAAGGAGAAGAAGAAGAAAACCTTTCAGAAGACATGAAGAAGAAAGAAAGGTTGAAGAAAGTAGGGAAAGTAAACCTCCAAGAAGAAGAGAAAAACCTCAAAGATTAAAAAGAGAAGAGAAACAAAAACCTATAGAAGAGAAGGTAACAAGGGAGCAACTTGAAAAACTTGTAGCCTCTACAAAGGAAGGAAGAGAAAGAGAAAAACCTAAGACTGTAGAGGATATGCTTGCTGAGAAGAAAAGGGAACAAAAAGAGTTAGAAGATCAGAAGAAATTTGAAGAACTCATGAGAAAGATAGAGGAGAAAAACAGAGCTAAAAAGAAAAAGCGCAAGAAGAAAAAGAAAGAAGAAGTTAAAGAAGAGATTCCTTTTGAAGAACTTTCAGAAGAAGAACAACTTCAAAGGCTCATTGAGGAAGAGGAGAGAGCAAAAACTGTTATTATTCCAGAAGTAATTTCAGCAAGAGAATTTGCAGAAAAACTTGGTATAGATCCTACACAGCTACTTCAAGATTTAATTACTCTTGGAAAGTTCATTACAATAAATCAGCCAATAGATTTTGAAACTGCTGCAAAAGTTGCTGAAAAATACGGTAAAGTAGTTAAACTTGAAGGTGAAGAGGAAGAAGAATCACTCCTTGAAAAAGAGTTAGAAGAAACGCCAGATAAAGAAGAAGACCTTAAACCTCGTCCTCCAATTATCACTGTTATGGGACACGTTGACCACGGAAAAACAACACTTCTTGACTATATAAGAAACACTAAAGTTGCTGAAAGAGAAGCAGGTGGAATTACGCAGCACATTGGTGCTTCTGTTGTAGAAGTTGATACAAGCGAAGGAAAGAAAAAGCTTGTCTTTCTTGATACTCCCGGTCACGAGGCCTTCACAGCAATGAGAGCCAGAGGAGCTCAAGTAACAGATATCGCGGTCCTTGTCGTTGCAGCTGATGATGGTGTAATGCCTCAAACTGTTGAAGCAATAAACCATGCCAAAGCTGCAGGAGTTCCAATAATTGTTGCAATTAACAAGATAGATAAACCTGGTGCAAATCCTGATAGAGTTAAACAGGAGCTTACTCAACACGGCCTCATCGCAGAAGACTGGGGTGGTGACACTGTAATGGTTCCTGTATCTGCTAAAACGGGAGAAGGCGTTGATGAACTCCTTGAAATGATAGCTTTACAAGCAGAATTAATGGAGTTAAAAGCTAATCCAGACAAGCCTGCTCGCGGAGTTGTTCTTGAAGCAAAACTTGATAGACAGAGAGGACCTGTTGCTACACTTCTTATTCAAAGTGGAACCTTAAAACAAGGAGATGCTATTGTCGCAGGTCTTTATGCAGGAAAAATAAGAGCTATGTTTGACGATAAAGGAAAGTCTATAAAAGAAGCAGGACCATCTATGCCTGTAGAAGTTTTAGGTCTTGATGGAGTCCCACTTGCTGGTGATAAATTCTACGTTGTTAAAGACGAAAAGACAGCAAGAAAAATTGCAGAGAAGAGACAAGAACTTGCAAGAGAATCAGCTCTTGAAAAAGAAAAGAAAGTATCCCTTGAAGACCTCTTTGCACAAGTACAGCAGGGAGAAGTTAAAGAGCTAAATATTGTTTTAAAGGCAGACGCACAAGGTTCTATAGAAGCTATTAGAAAATCTCTTGAAGAACTTTCTACGGATGAAGTTAAAGTTAAAATTATTCATACTGGTGTTGGTCCTATAACAGAAAACGATATTATGCTTGCTGCCGCTTCAAACGCTATTGTTGTTGGATTTAACGTAAGACCTGATTCTGCAGCTAGAAAAGCAGCGGAAAAAGAAAAAATTGATGTTAGAACCTATAGAGTTATCTATGACATAGTAGACGAAGTTAAAAAAGCTATGCAAGGTCTTCTTACTCCTGAAGAAAAAGAAGTTTACCTTGGTTCTGCAGAAGTTAGAGCAACCTTTAAAGTTCCAAAAGTTGGAACTGTTGCTGGTTGTTATGTAAAAGATGGAGTAATTAAGAGAAATGCAGGTGTAAGACTTGTAAGAGATGGAATTGTTATTTACGAGGGTAAAATTGCTTCACTTAAAAGATTTAAAGATGATGTTAGGGAAGTGCAAGCTGGATATGAATGTGGTATAGGTCTTGAGAACTTTAATGACATCAAAGTAGGTGACATTATTGAATGCTATACAACAGAGCAAGTTGAAAAAGAACTTTAA
- a CDS encoding sulfide/dihydroorotate dehydrogenase-like FAD/NAD-binding protein has product MYRIVSKRELAENVDEFVIEAPLIAEKAKPGQFVIIRTTAKGERIPLTIAEKDPEAGTITLMVQRVGKSTFHLSCFEEGNILKDVVGPLGKPTHIENWGNVVAIGGGLGLAPIHHICQGVKEAGNNLTVIMGFRKKDLIFWEDKMQLLADRVIVTTNDGSYGMKGLVTDALKKLIDEGERIDMVICAGPVPMMKAVADLTRPHNIPTIASLNPIMVDGTGMCGACRVTVGGEVKFACVDGPEFNAHEVDFDELMNRLCMFKSLEKVAMERFQEKHCGCKRG; this is encoded by the coding sequence ATGTACAGAATAGTTAGTAAAAGGGAACTGGCAGAAAACGTTGACGAGTTTGTGATTGAAGCTCCACTAATAGCAGAAAAAGCAAAGCCAGGACAGTTTGTGATTATTAGAACAACTGCCAAGGGCGAAAGAATTCCTCTAACAATAGCTGAAAAGGATCCAGAAGCAGGAACTATCACTTTGATGGTTCAAAGAGTTGGAAAGTCTACCTTCCATCTTTCCTGTTTTGAGGAAGGTAACATCTTGAAAGATGTTGTTGGACCTCTTGGAAAACCTACCCATATAGAAAATTGGGGAAATGTTGTTGCCATAGGTGGTGGACTCGGACTAGCACCAATCCACCATATCTGTCAGGGAGTAAAAGAAGCAGGAAATAATCTTACAGTGATAATGGGATTTAGAAAGAAGGATTTAATCTTTTGGGAAGATAAGATGCAACTACTTGCTGACAGAGTAATAGTGACAACTAACGATGGTTCTTATGGAATGAAAGGACTTGTTACAGATGCTCTTAAGAAGTTAATTGATGAAGGTGAAAGGATAGACATGGTTATTTGTGCTGGTCCTGTTCCAATGATGAAAGCAGTCGCAGACCTTACAAGACCTCATAATATTCCAACAATAGCTTCCCTAAACCCAATAATGGTTGACGGTACCGGAATGTGTGGTGCCTGCAGAGTAACTGTTGGAGGAGAAGTGAAATTTGCGTGTGTAGATGGTCCAGAGTTTAACGCACATGAAGTTGACTTTGATGAACTTATGAATAGGCTCTGTATGTTTAAGTCCCTTGAAAAAGTTGCTATGGAGAGATTTCAAGAAAAACACTGTGGTTGTAAGAGGGGTTAA
- the gltA gene encoding NADPH-dependent glutamate synthase, which produces MAKREIIKKRIPVPERDPQERINDFKEVKLGYTPQLAMEEAKRCLQCPTAPCVKACPVNVPIPQFIKLIEEGKFVEAARKIKEENIMPSVCGRVCPQEIQCEGACVVGKVGDPVAIGALEAFAGDYEASVGYEKVEVKEKTGKKIAIVGSGPAGIACAADLLKWGHEVTIFEALHEAGGVLVYGIPEFRLPNETVRRELEFLVSMGAKVELNFIVGKTKTIYELLEEFDAVFIGSGAGLPYMLNIEGLNLNGVYSANEFLTRIIFMGANKFPEYDTPVFTGKRVAVIGGGNTAMDVARTAKRLKEVEEVYVIYRRSEAEMPARVEEVHHAKEEGIIFKTLTNPVRFVGENGWLKAIECVKMELSEPDESGRRRPVPIPGSEFLLEVDTVVMAIGQGPNPVVVEGVKEIRRGKKGEILVDPETLMTDLPGVFAGGDVIHGGSTVIIAMGDGRKAAKAIHEYVTSSPH; this is translated from the coding sequence ATGGCTAAGAGAGAAATTATAAAAAAGAGAATACCAGTTCCAGAAAGAGATCCACAGGAAAGAATTAATGACTTTAAAGAAGTGAAGCTTGGTTACACTCCTCAACTTGCAATGGAAGAAGCTAAAAGATGTCTTCAGTGTCCTACAGCTCCTTGTGTGAAGGCTTGTCCTGTAAACGTTCCAATTCCTCAGTTTATAAAGCTTATCGAGGAAGGAAAGTTTGTTGAAGCAGCAAGGAAAATAAAAGAAGAAAATATAATGCCTTCTGTTTGTGGAAGGGTTTGTCCACAGGAAATTCAATGCGAAGGTGCCTGTGTTGTTGGAAAGGTAGGAGATCCTGTAGCTATTGGAGCTCTTGAAGCTTTTGCAGGAGATTATGAAGCTTCTGTCGGTTATGAGAAGGTTGAAGTAAAGGAAAAAACCGGTAAAAAAATAGCCATAGTTGGTTCTGGTCCTGCTGGAATTGCATGTGCGGCAGATTTGCTAAAGTGGGGACATGAGGTAACAATATTTGAAGCGCTTCATGAAGCTGGAGGAGTTTTAGTTTACGGAATTCCTGAATTCAGGCTTCCAAATGAAACAGTAAGAAGAGAACTTGAATTTCTAGTTAGTATGGGTGCTAAGGTAGAACTTAACTTTATCGTAGGTAAGACAAAAACTATTTATGAACTCCTTGAAGAATTTGATGCTGTATTTATTGGTTCAGGAGCTGGACTTCCTTACATGTTAAATATTGAAGGTCTTAATCTTAATGGTGTTTACTCAGCAAATGAGTTCTTAACAAGAATTATCTTTATGGGAGCTAATAAATTTCCAGAATACGACACACCAGTATTTACAGGTAAGAGGGTAGCTGTTATAGGTGGTGGTAATACTGCAATGGACGTTGCAAGAACGGCTAAGAGACTAAAAGAAGTTGAAGAGGTTTACGTTATCTATAGGCGTTCTGAAGCAGAAATGCCTGCAAGAGTAGAAGAAGTTCACCATGCAAAAGAAGAAGGTATTATCTTCAAAACGCTTACAAATCCTGTAAGATTTGTAGGAGAAAATGGATGGCTTAAAGCAATAGAATGTGTGAAGATGGAACTATCTGAGCCAGATGAATCAGGAAGAAGAAGACCTGTACCTATTCCAGGTTCAGAGTTTCTCCTTGAAGTAGATACTGTAGTAATGGCAATTGGACAAGGACCAAATCCTGTTGTTGTTGAAGGGGTTAAAGAAATAAGAAGAGGTAAGAAAGGAGAAATCTTAGTAGATCCTGAAACTTTAATGACAGATCTACCAGGAGTTTTTGCTGGTGGTGACGTTATCCATGGCGGTTCAACTGTGATTATTGCAATGGGAGATGGAAGAAAAGCTGCAAAGGCTATTCATGAGTATGTGACATCCTCCCCTCACTAA
- the rlmN gene encoding 23S rRNA (adenine(2503)-C(2))-methyltransferase RlmN yields the protein MVEIKNLNFEELQNFVQSLGFENYRAKQIAQWIYKKRVKSFDEMTNISKAARKVLSENAKIDVLKLVKVEKSMDGTKKYLFELEDGNRVESVFIPEKDWNTLCVSTQVGCPVGCKFCLTAKDGFTRNLTAAEIVDQYIHVQRDVGEDKRISNVVFMGMGEPFLNFENVKKAVEIMTDKNMLDLSTRKITISTVGVVPGIDRMAKEMNKVKLAISLHATTDEVREKIVPLNRKYPISEIMAALRRYPADNIRRIMIEYVMLEGVNDSVEDAKRLVKLVKGIPVKVNLIPFNSYPGAPFKPSSKEQTEKFQKVLWDHNIAAFIRDSRGQDISAACGMLRTKEKCNRC from the coding sequence ATGGTTGAGATAAAGAATTTAAACTTTGAAGAACTTCAAAACTTTGTACAAAGCCTTGGTTTCGAAAACTACAGGGCTAAACAGATAGCTCAGTGGATATATAAAAAAAGAGTTAAATCATTTGATGAAATGACGAACATTTCAAAGGCTGCAAGGAAAGTTCTTTCCGAGAATGCAAAGATAGATGTACTTAAATTAGTAAAAGTTGAAAAATCAATGGATGGAACTAAAAAATACCTTTTTGAACTTGAAGACGGAAATAGGGTTGAATCAGTATTTATTCCTGAGAAAGATTGGAATACTCTTTGTGTCTCTACTCAAGTTGGTTGTCCTGTTGGATGTAAATTTTGTCTTACTGCCAAGGATGGCTTTACAAGAAACCTTACAGCTGCTGAAATAGTTGATCAATACATTCATGTTCAAAGAGATGTCGGAGAAGATAAGAGAATTTCAAACGTTGTTTTTATGGGAATGGGGGAGCCTTTTCTTAATTTTGAGAATGTAAAAAAAGCAGTTGAAATAATGACTGATAAAAATATGCTTGATCTTTCCACAAGGAAAATAACGATTTCGACTGTTGGAGTAGTTCCAGGAATTGACAGAATGGCAAAAGAGATGAACAAAGTTAAACTTGCAATTTCTCTCCATGCCACAACCGATGAAGTAAGAGAAAAAATTGTTCCTCTTAACAGGAAATATCCTATTTCTGAGATTATGGCAGCTTTGAGAAGGTATCCTGCTGACAATATAAGAAGGATAATGATCGAATACGTAATGTTAGAAGGTGTAAATGATTCTGTAGAAGATGCTAAAAGACTTGTAAAATTGGTTAAGGGAATTCCTGTAAAGGTTAATCTTATTCCTTTTAATTCTTATCCTGGAGCTCCGTTTAAACCTTCCTCAAAAGAACAAACAGAAAAATTTCAAAAAGTTTTATGGGATCATAACATCGCAGCTTTTATAAGAGACTCTCGAGGTCAGGATATCTCTGCAGCTTGTGGAATGCTAAGAACAAAGGAAAAGTGTAATAGATGTTAA